A region from the Vicia villosa cultivar HV-30 ecotype Madison, WI linkage group LG3, Vvil1.0, whole genome shotgun sequence genome encodes:
- the LOC131661895 gene encoding tropinone reductase homolog At5g06060-like, with protein sequence MTAVEAQSRGGQRWSLTGMTALVTGGTRGIGHAIVNDLAAFGATVYTCSRTESELNKCLQQWQTQGFSVTGSVCDVSSRPQRESLVQQVSSTFNGKLNIFVNNVGTNFRKPTIEYTAEDYSELMTVNFDSSFHLCQLAYPLLKESGNGSIVFISSVAGVVSLGTGSVYAASKAAINQLTKNLACEWAQDNIRSNCVVPWATRTPLVEHLFKNQKFVDDIMARTPLKRIAEPEEVSSLVNFLCLPAASYITGQVICVDGGLTVFGFQPSMRIT encoded by the exons ATGACAGCAGTAGAAGCACAAAGTAGAGGAGGACAGAGATGGTCTCTCACAGGAATGACAGCTCTTGTAACCGGCGGCACTCGTGGCATCgg ACATGCCATAGTGAATGATCTAGCTGCATTTGGTGCTACTGTCTACACTTGTTCAAGAACTGAATCAGAGCTCAACAAGTGCTTACAACAATGGCAAACTCAAGGCTTTTCAGTCACAGGTTCGGTCTGTGATGTAAGCTCTCGACCACAGAGAGAGAGCCTTGTTCAACAAGTTTCCTCTACATTCAATGGCAAGCTCAACATCTTT GTGAATAACGTTGGAACAAACTTTCGAAAGCCAACTATCGAATACACTGCTGAAGATTATTCAGAGCTGATGACAGTTAATTTTGACTCATCATTCCATCTATGCCAACTCGCATATCCTCTTCTAAAAGAATCTGGAAATGGAAGCATTGTGTTCATTTCATCTGTTGCAGGTGTTGTGAGCTTAGGTACTGGATCTGTCTATGCAGCAAGTAAAG CTGCGATTAATCAGCTTACGAAAAATCTGGCTTGTGAATGGGCACAAGACAACATAAGGAGCAATTGCGTTGTACCGTGGGCGACCAGGACTCCACTTGTTGAACAT CTATTTAAAAACCagaagtttgtggatgatattatGGCTAGAACTCCTCTTAAGCGGATTGCAGAACCGGAAGAAGTGTCGTCTTTGGTGAATTTCCTTTGTTTGCCTGCTGCTTCTTACATCACTGGTCAAGTTATTTGTGTTGATGGAGGGT